The following coding sequences lie in one Agrobacterium vitis genomic window:
- the trbB gene encoding P-type conjugative transfer ATPase TrbB gives MTQLRSHPRLVRKLQDTLGDQLCVALDDATVVEIMLNPDGRLFIERLGHGVTAAGAMSSTAAEVVIGSVAHALQSEADNERPIISGELPIGGHRFEGLLPPIVSSPAFTIRRRASRLIPLTDYVKLKVMTEAQASAIRSAIDARMNIVISGGTGSGKTTLANAIIAEVVAAAPDDRMVILEDTAEIQCTAENAVSLHTSDTIDMARLLKSTMRLRPDRIIVGEVRDGAALTLLKAWNTGHPGGVTTIHSNTAMSALRRLEQLTAEASQQPMQEVIGEAVDLVVSIERTGKGRRVREVIHIEGYRNGRYQTEYYAQIDEDSHVA, from the coding sequence GTGACCCAACTTCGCTCCCATCCACGGTTGGTTCGCAAACTGCAGGACACCCTAGGCGACCAACTCTGCGTTGCGCTTGATGACGCGACAGTGGTCGAAATCATGCTCAATCCCGATGGCCGGCTATTCATCGAACGGCTGGGGCACGGCGTTACAGCTGCCGGCGCGATGAGCTCTACCGCGGCCGAAGTCGTCATCGGCAGCGTCGCCCACGCGCTCCAGTCGGAGGCCGACAATGAGCGACCAATCATCTCCGGCGAACTGCCAATCGGCGGACACCGCTTCGAGGGCCTGTTGCCTCCGATCGTATCAAGTCCAGCATTCACCATCCGCAGGCGCGCTTCGCGTCTCATCCCACTGACGGACTACGTGAAGTTGAAGGTGATGACCGAGGCGCAGGCGTCAGCCATTCGCAGCGCGATCGATGCACGGATGAACATCGTCATTTCAGGGGGCACGGGATCGGGAAAGACAACTCTCGCCAATGCCATTATCGCCGAGGTCGTAGCCGCTGCCCCGGACGATCGGATGGTCATTCTCGAAGACACCGCAGAGATTCAATGCACGGCAGAGAATGCAGTCTCGTTGCACACGAGCGATACAATCGACATGGCGCGCCTGCTCAAGAGCACGATGCGCCTTCGTCCCGACCGCATTATTGTCGGTGAGGTCCGCGATGGTGCAGCCCTGACGCTGCTCAAGGCCTGGAACACGGGACATCCGGGCGGCGTCACGACAATCCATTCCAACACGGCGATGTCAGCCCTGCGCCGACTGGAGCAACTGACGGCGGAAGCCAGCCAACAGCCGATGCAGGAGGTGATCGGTGAAGCCGTCGATCTCGTCGTCTCAATTGAGCGAACGGGAAAGGGGAGGCGGGTCCGCGAGGTCATCCACATCGAGGGATACCGCAACGGCCGCTACCAGACCGAGTATTATGCCCAGATCGATGAGGACAGCCATGTCGCGTAA
- a CDS encoding conjugal transfer protein TrbD → MAEAGSSLARSRVHRALSRPNLLMGADRELVLLTALAAVILIFVVLTWYAALFGIAIWLVAVAALRMMAKADPLMRRIYLRHISYKTFYRATSSPWRAY, encoded by the coding sequence ATGGCTGAGGCTGGTTCCTCTCTCGCACGCTCGCGGGTACACCGGGCGCTGTCGCGACCGAATCTCCTGATGGGGGCCGATCGCGAACTGGTTCTGCTGACGGCGCTTGCGGCGGTCATACTGATCTTCGTCGTGCTGACCTGGTACGCGGCTCTGTTCGGCATCGCGATTTGGCTGGTGGCTGTCGCGGCACTCCGCATGATGGCCAAAGCCGATCCACTGATGCGCAGGATCTACCTCCGGCATATTTCCTACAAGACCTTTTACCGCGCGACGTCGTCGCCTTGGCGAGCATACTGA
- a CDS encoding phytanoyl-CoA dioxygenase family protein: MNFTSGSLPVATRDVSQAKADLDQFGYAILADLVTGSGLEALRQRLVEQADAECAAGVALLHDADDKPLSQEVARTIDRHLVPRQILMMLYNKGKVFREIAHNPSLVTCVRHMFGGREFNLSGLAAQITNHGRPAQKLHTDQDQLPLDPSKAYVANILVMVSDFTEANGATRVIPGSHLWPRPPWSRSPNTAPDYPFRTMDIPAPPMDTIAVEGQPGSALILDGRVWHGAGAHTAPGVTRYALASSYVLPFIRQYENFPANILPEIFEALSSDERHLLGYAGYKGSLGYVEPKASRIGESASAG, encoded by the coding sequence ATGAATTTCACATCTGGCAGTTTGCCCGTCGCAACGCGTGACGTTTCTCAAGCGAAAGCAGACCTTGATCAGTTCGGCTATGCGATCCTGGCCGATTTGGTGACGGGTTCTGGACTGGAGGCTCTTCGCCAGCGACTGGTCGAACAGGCGGATGCGGAATGCGCCGCCGGAGTAGCGCTTTTGCATGATGCGGATGACAAGCCACTATCGCAGGAGGTGGCACGAACAATCGATCGACACCTAGTGCCCAGGCAGATCCTGATGATGCTTTACAACAAGGGGAAGGTGTTTCGCGAAATCGCTCATAACCCCAGCCTTGTCACGTGCGTGCGGCACATGTTTGGGGGGCGGGAATTCAACCTCTCAGGGCTTGCGGCCCAGATTACCAACCATGGCAGGCCAGCCCAGAAATTGCACACCGATCAGGACCAGTTGCCGCTTGATCCGTCGAAGGCTTACGTTGCCAACATCTTGGTGATGGTCAGCGATTTCACAGAAGCTAACGGTGCCACGCGGGTGATTCCGGGCTCGCACCTTTGGCCGCGTCCGCCTTGGTCGCGCAGCCCCAATACCGCCCCGGATTACCCCTTCCGCACCATGGACATTCCAGCCCCGCCGATGGATACAATAGCGGTAGAGGGTCAGCCAGGCAGCGCCCTTATTCTCGACGGTCGCGTATGGCACGGCGCGGGAGCGCATACCGCACCAGGGGTTACCCGATATGCTTTGGCGTCATCCTATGTACTGCCCTTTATCAGGCAATACGAGAATTTTCCGGCTAATATTCTGCCCGAAATATTCGAGGCCTTGTCCAGCGATGAGCGACATCTCCTAGGGTATGCGGGATATAAGGGATCTCTGGGCTATGTCGAGCCAAAGGCTTCCCGGATCGGTGAGAGCGCATCAGCCGGCTAA
- a CDS encoding class I SAM-dependent DNA methyltransferase encodes MTASSFNNYDSYAEFYDSWQESWPESVMTPCVNVLADIADGRPALELGVGTGRIALPLSQRGLDVSGIDLSEAMLERLKRKPGAEKLSLVLGDMADVPIEGEFGLIYCVASFDYLLTQEEQLRFFANAEKHLAEGGSLVVQTIIPNEAIFSSDFRLNRMGDLPSDEDGMASVMLMGVKGDPISQVLEQRIMVIGTHPKVFRHKIRCVWPNELDLLARSAGLFLHARWSNWQRESFVSASRTAISEYRRF; translated from the coding sequence ATGACGGCAAGCTCGTTTAACAACTATGACAGCTATGCAGAGTTTTACGATAGCTGGCAGGAATCCTGGCCCGAAAGTGTCATGACTCCCTGCGTAAATGTTCTCGCGGACATCGCCGATGGCCGCCCTGCGCTTGAACTTGGCGTTGGGACAGGACGGATCGCCTTGCCACTGTCTCAGCGCGGCCTTGACGTCTCCGGCATTGACCTTTCCGAAGCGATGCTCGAACGGCTAAAGCGAAAGCCGGGAGCAGAAAAACTGTCCCTGGTTCTAGGCGATATGGCGGATGTGCCCATAGAGGGAGAATTCGGCCTCATTTATTGTGTGGCGTCGTTCGACTATCTCCTCACCCAAGAGGAGCAGCTGCGCTTCTTCGCCAATGCAGAAAAACATCTCGCAGAGGGCGGTTCGCTGGTTGTCCAAACGATCATTCCAAACGAAGCGATTTTCAGCAGCGACTTCCGGCTCAACCGCATGGGGGACCTGCCATCGGACGAGGACGGGATGGCGTCCGTCATGCTCATGGGGGTGAAGGGCGATCCGATCTCTCAAGTGCTTGAGCAGCGCATCATGGTCATCGGTACACATCCCAAGGTCTTCCGACACAAGATCCGATGCGTCTGGCCGAATGAACTGGACTTGCTCGCGCGGTCTGCCGGCCTCTTTCTTCATGCTCGGTGGAGCAATTGGCAGCGCGAGTCGTTCGTTTCCGCCAGCCGAACAGCGATTTCAGAATACCGCAGATTCTGA
- a CDS encoding sulfotransferase family protein: protein MSLCVIGAGLGRTGTLSLKLALEHLGIAPCYHAMEIAATVRTSLPLWNDAIGGTADWDRIFEGYRATVDYPSCLFWRELMEHYPQAKVILTRRDPDGWFESVSETIFPAKRKGMLLGNDGLALSDFLRRDFGDNISDRTFMTNYFRRWNQSVIDEVPADRLLVLDAGEGWDPLCAFLGVACPEVAYPWLHARPKKSRWNLFQRRSMPEQKPEELEDNTRDYLDGLHQTTFR from the coding sequence ATGAGCCTTTGTGTTATTGGTGCCGGATTAGGTCGAACAGGGACTTTATCCCTCAAGCTCGCTCTAGAGCATTTGGGGATAGCGCCCTGCTATCACGCCATGGAAATCGCCGCGACGGTTCGGACCTCCCTGCCACTTTGGAACGACGCTATCGGTGGAACGGCCGATTGGGACCGTATCTTCGAAGGATATCGTGCAACTGTCGATTACCCAAGTTGCCTGTTCTGGCGCGAATTGATGGAGCATTATCCGCAGGCGAAAGTCATTCTGACCAGGCGAGACCCGGATGGCTGGTTCGAATCCGTCAGTGAAACAATCTTTCCAGCCAAACGGAAAGGGATGTTATTGGGCAACGATGGCCTTGCCCTCAGCGACTTTTTGCGCAGGGATTTCGGCGACAATATAAGCGACCGGACGTTCATGACCAACTATTTCCGTCGGTGGAATCAGTCCGTTATCGATGAAGTTCCCGCCGATCGCTTGCTCGTGTTGGACGCAGGTGAGGGATGGGATCCGCTTTGCGCGTTTCTGGGCGTTGCATGCCCTGAGGTGGCTTATCCTTGGCTCCATGCGCGGCCTAAGAAATCCCGCTGGAACCTGTTCCAGAGGCGGTCGATGCCTGAACAAAAGCCAGAAGAGCTTGAAGACAATACGCGCGATTACCTGGACGGCTTACATCAAACGACATTTCGTTAA
- a CDS encoding amino acid ABC transporter substrate-binding protein → MKLLKSIATVALLQAVLLMPAHAGENLATIKSAGVFKIGTEGTYAPFTYHNEGGKLVGFDVEIGEAIAAKLGVKAEFIEGKWDGLIAGLDAKRYDAVINQVGITETRKQKYDFSDPYIASKAVLIVRSDDNSIKDFADLKGKKSAQSLSSNFGKLAEKSGAELVGTDGFDQSIQLVLTRRADATINDSLSFLDFKKHKPDAPVKIAAEQSDADYSGVIIRKQEPELLTAINKALADIKADGTYQKISEKYFGQDVSK, encoded by the coding sequence ATGAAACTGCTCAAATCTATTGCCACCGTAGCGTTGCTGCAGGCTGTTCTGCTCATGCCCGCCCATGCTGGTGAAAATCTCGCGACGATCAAGTCCGCTGGCGTTTTCAAGATCGGTACCGAGGGTACGTATGCGCCCTTCACCTATCACAACGAGGGCGGCAAGCTGGTTGGTTTTGACGTGGAGATCGGAGAAGCGATCGCTGCCAAACTCGGCGTCAAAGCCGAATTCATTGAGGGAAAATGGGACGGATTGATCGCCGGTCTCGATGCAAAACGATATGACGCTGTAATCAATCAAGTTGGCATCACCGAGACGCGCAAACAGAAATATGATTTTTCGGACCCCTATATCGCCTCGAAAGCTGTTCTGATCGTCCGCAGTGATGACAACAGTATCAAGGACTTTGCTGATCTGAAGGGCAAGAAATCGGCGCAATCCCTGAGCAGCAATTTCGGAAAGCTGGCTGAAAAGTCGGGTGCGGAACTGGTTGGTACCGATGGGTTTGATCAGTCCATTCAACTCGTGCTGACGCGTCGTGCCGATGCCACGATCAATGACAGCCTGTCCTTCCTGGATTTCAAAAAGCACAAACCGGATGCGCCGGTAAAGATCGCCGCAGAGCAGAGCGATGCCGATTATTCCGGCGTGATCATTCGCAAGCAAGAGCCCGAATTGCTGACCGCTATCAACAAGGCGCTGGCTGACATCAAAGCCGATGGCACTTATCAGAAAATTTCTGAGAAGTATTTCGGTCAAGACGTTTCCAAATAA
- a CDS encoding sulfotransferase domain-containing protein, which yields MDANDHPLKKRDFANRYFDASIWNDIKYRDGDIVVASYAKAGTTLVQQIIAQLIFDQDNDVDVATISPWIDSVYPDKQVKLGLIEAQTHRRFLKTHLPMDALILSEKAKYIYVGRDGRDIVWSLFDHQNAARQDAQLLLDKEAGRSGRLRVATPPQSSITDFFDAWLDKDGFPFWPFWENLRSWWLARILPNVLFVHYADLITDMGEQILRIAAFLEVPLSLDRLPRILHNCSLGHMRNNARRYVPHGAGLWKDDGKLFFNKGQNGRWIDTLTTEASARFEQHAMAELGVDCAKWMMSGYAGLGKTS from the coding sequence ATGGATGCGAACGATCACCCTTTGAAGAAGCGGGATTTTGCCAACCGCTATTTTGATGCCAGCATCTGGAACGACATAAAATATCGTGATGGAGATATCGTTGTCGCAAGCTATGCCAAAGCAGGAACGACACTGGTTCAACAGATTATTGCGCAACTCATTTTTGATCAGGATAACGATGTGGACGTGGCAACTATTTCGCCTTGGATTGATTCAGTTTATCCCGACAAACAGGTTAAACTGGGCCTGATCGAGGCGCAAACCCATCGGCGGTTTCTAAAAACACATTTGCCCATGGATGCGCTGATCCTTTCGGAGAAGGCGAAATATATCTACGTCGGGCGAGATGGCCGAGATATCGTCTGGAGCCTTTTCGATCACCAAAATGCGGCCCGCCAAGATGCGCAACTGCTGCTAGACAAGGAAGCGGGGCGTTCTGGGCGGCTGCGGGTGGCGACACCGCCGCAGTCGTCAATCACCGATTTTTTCGATGCCTGGCTCGATAAAGATGGTTTTCCGTTCTGGCCGTTCTGGGAAAATCTACGATCCTGGTGGTTGGCGCGGATTCTCCCGAATGTCCTGTTTGTGCACTATGCCGACCTCATCACGGATATGGGCGAACAAATCCTTAGGATCGCTGCCTTTTTAGAGGTCCCATTGTCGCTTGATCGGCTACCGCGCATTTTGCACAACTGTAGCCTCGGACATATGAGGAACAATGCCCGTCGCTATGTTCCTCATGGAGCAGGCCTGTGGAAAGACGATGGCAAGTTGTTCTTCAATAAGGGGCAAAACGGGCGATGGATCGATACGCTGACGACGGAGGCTAGCGCAAGGTTTGAACAGCATGCCATGGCAGAACTTGGCGTCGATTGCGCCAAATGGATGATGTCCGGATATGCGGGCCTAGGCAAAACGAGCTAA
- a CDS encoding cytochrome P450, translated as MASVENYQQKIPNIRQRCLFNNSFRFRKDPLSLLSSCCQIDSPLIGIDDGFYVVVAPELIELVLHDKHQVFQKSLPDEDRGMVNFASSIMNSSGEDWRRKRKMLQPGFSRDAVAKGVDATIEITQGHLDRWQIEPPYSDIRKSLQRLCFDIGCQFFLKTTLGENEQSAFVILSDLIIAKTRDGIRFPLGPFDRTEARLACARDAAKELAGAALARARQPRQGSDKSVAWHDGFERSFDKASDEDDNWLRDEFCTMILSGLEPMSAGLAWTLHLLTAHPDVLRRVTAEIDALALTGSDWATNGDGPISLDGLNENGLRETRAALKEALRLFPPAWLTGRTVFEDTVLGDFLLPKGSALMISPWVNHRSARYFDLPEHYRPDRWLDGTLEERLPRYAFFPFGGGSRRCIGEHFSMIHMTAILVCILRRFTLKRMPHTKVRPYPALVLRPLGVTLTLTPRASEAGLDRTFI; from the coding sequence ATGGCCTCAGTTGAGAATTATCAACAAAAAATTCCAAATATTCGGCAGCGATGCCTTTTCAACAACAGCTTCAGATTCCGCAAGGATCCTCTGTCATTGCTGTCTTCGTGCTGTCAAATTGACAGTCCTTTGATCGGCATCGATGACGGCTTCTATGTTGTCGTTGCCCCTGAACTGATTGAATTGGTTCTTCATGACAAGCATCAGGTATTTCAAAAGTCGCTTCCTGATGAAGATAGGGGCATGGTCAATTTTGCTTCTTCGATCATGAATAGCTCTGGTGAAGACTGGCGCCGCAAGCGAAAGATGTTGCAACCCGGCTTTAGTCGCGACGCCGTTGCAAAGGGCGTGGATGCAACAATCGAAATTACCCAGGGCCATCTTGATCGATGGCAGATCGAGCCTCCATATTCCGACATCAGAAAATCCCTGCAGCGGCTGTGTTTTGACATCGGCTGTCAATTTTTTCTCAAAACCACGCTTGGCGAGAATGAGCAGTCCGCGTTCGTGATCCTATCAGATTTGATCATAGCGAAGACGCGCGACGGTATACGCTTTCCACTCGGCCCATTCGACAGGACGGAGGCACGACTTGCCTGCGCCCGAGATGCTGCGAAGGAACTGGCTGGCGCTGCCCTTGCCCGTGCGCGGCAGCCGCGCCAAGGCAGCGACAAGAGCGTCGCATGGCACGATGGGTTCGAACGATCCTTCGATAAGGCGTCTGATGAGGATGACAACTGGCTGCGCGACGAGTTTTGCACCATGATCCTCTCCGGGCTGGAGCCGATGTCTGCCGGACTTGCCTGGACCTTGCACCTGTTGACAGCGCACCCGGACGTTCTGCGACGTGTGACCGCAGAAATAGATGCGTTGGCATTGACGGGCAGTGATTGGGCTACGAACGGCGACGGCCCGATCAGCCTTGACGGATTGAACGAGAACGGATTGCGCGAGACAAGGGCTGCGCTCAAGGAGGCCCTGCGACTGTTCCCACCGGCCTGGCTAACCGGGCGGACTGTCTTTGAGGATACGGTGCTCGGCGACTTCCTTCTCCCAAAGGGTAGCGCCTTGATGATCAGTCCCTGGGTCAATCACCGCAGTGCCCGCTATTTCGACTTGCCCGAGCACTATCGGCCGGACCGTTGGCTGGACGGCACGCTGGAAGAACGCTTACCGCGCTACGCCTTTTTCCCCTTTGGCGGGGGCAGCCGGCGCTGCATCGGCGAGCATTTCAGCATGATCCATATGACAGCCATATTGGTCTGTATTTTGAGGCGCTTCACCTTGAAACGGATGCCACATACCAAAGTGCGACCCTATCCAGCACTCGTCTTGCGCCCTTTGGGTGTCACACTGACTTTAACGCCCCGTGCCTCGGAAGCCGGACTAGATAGGACCTTCATATGA
- a CDS encoding amino acid ABC transporter ATP-binding protein, translated as MIELSNIEKRFGEAVILNDINLRIPEGNVTALVGPSGGGKSTLLRCINLLEIPTIGTVKIGEASLTFAPGQKNGWQSIQKIRRQTGMVFQNFQLFPHQTAIENVMEGLVTVLKWPKEKARQRAIELLNKVGMAHKADVWPSTLSGGQQQRIAIARALAPSPRVLLCDEPTSALDPELAAEVVDVLSRLAGEGTTMVIATHDLRLASKIANDVVFLEAGRVVETGSAKNIFTVPQQDRTKRFISTINAAHSYDI; from the coding sequence ATGATCGAGCTCTCCAATATCGAAAAGCGTTTCGGTGAGGCTGTTATCCTGAATGATATCAACCTGCGTATCCCGGAAGGAAATGTTACGGCGCTAGTCGGACCGTCCGGAGGTGGCAAAAGCACGTTGCTGCGCTGCATCAATTTGCTGGAAATCCCGACAATCGGCACCGTTAAAATCGGTGAAGCAAGTCTGACATTTGCACCCGGACAAAAAAACGGTTGGCAATCCATTCAGAAAATTCGCCGCCAGACCGGAATGGTTTTTCAAAATTTTCAATTGTTTCCGCATCAAACAGCCATCGAAAATGTGATGGAAGGCTTGGTCACCGTGCTGAAATGGCCAAAGGAAAAAGCGCGTCAGCGCGCCATTGAGCTACTGAACAAAGTGGGTATGGCCCACAAAGCCGATGTCTGGCCATCCACTTTGTCTGGTGGCCAGCAGCAACGCATTGCCATTGCCAGAGCCCTAGCACCGTCGCCGCGTGTTTTGTTGTGTGACGAGCCAACATCGGCACTGGATCCGGAACTTGCGGCAGAGGTTGTGGATGTGTTGAGCCGATTGGCCGGGGAGGGGACCACCATGGTCATTGCCACGCATGATCTCCGGCTTGCCTCAAAGATCGCCAACGATGTTGTTTTCCTTGAAGCAGGTCGTGTCGTTGAAACCGGCAGTGCGAAAAATATCTTCACGGTCCCGCAACAGGACCGCACAAAGCGTTTCATCTCCACGATCAATGCCGCACATAGCTACGACATATAG
- the traI gene encoding acyl-homoserine-lactone synthase TraI: MQILTVSPDRYVNHSNLLKQMHCLRAAVFRDRLEWDVTTTEAGERDEYDDFGPTYILAITSDERVVGCARLLPAIGPTMLELTFPQLLATGSLNASANMVESSRFCVDTTLPAGRGGGQLHSATLTMFSGIIEWSMENGYDEIVTATDLRFERILNRAGWPMKRLGDPVAVGNTVAVAGTLPADQASFHRVCPSDYRSIIAEYRGLQIRSAA; this comes from the coding sequence ATGCAGATTCTAACCGTTTCACCTGATCGATACGTCAATCATTCGAATCTCCTGAAACAGATGCACTGCTTGCGTGCCGCAGTCTTCCGCGATCGTCTCGAATGGGACGTCACGACTACTGAGGCAGGAGAACGGGACGAGTACGACGATTTCGGCCCGACTTACATACTCGCGATCACCAGTGATGAGAGGGTCGTCGGCTGCGCTCGGCTGCTTCCGGCAATAGGCCCGACCATGCTGGAACTCACATTCCCGCAACTGCTGGCAACCGGTTCCCTCAACGCATCCGCAAATATGGTCGAGAGCTCGCGCTTCTGCGTCGATACGACTCTGCCCGCCGGCAGGGGAGGGGGCCAACTTCATTCCGCGACGCTTACCATGTTTTCAGGCATCATCGAATGGTCGATGGAAAACGGCTATGACGAGATCGTCACGGCAACCGACCTCCGTTTTGAGCGCATCTTGAACCGAGCCGGATGGCCAATGAAGCGGCTTGGCGATCCCGTGGCAGTCGGCAACACTGTCGCTGTTGCAGGAACGTTGCCAGCCGATCAAGCAAGTTTCCACCGAGTATGCCCGTCAGACTACCGCTCGATCATCGCCGAATATCGCGGCCTTCAGATCAGGAGCGCTGCGTGA
- the trbC gene encoding conjugal transfer pilin TrbC yields MSRKISILLVGAALAAVSVGYADFALASSGGGSLPWESPLEQIQQSITGPVAGFIALAAVAIAGAMLIFGGELNDFARRLCYVALVGGVLLGATQIVALFGATGASIGEAHSQAGRSMTEPSMTAATVGEGAHG; encoded by the coding sequence ATGTCGCGTAAAATCTCCATTCTTCTCGTTGGCGCAGCGCTTGCCGCCGTTTCTGTCGGCTATGCTGACTTCGCACTCGCCTCTTCGGGCGGCGGTAGTCTGCCGTGGGAATCGCCGCTGGAGCAAATCCAGCAATCGATCACTGGACCCGTCGCCGGTTTTATCGCGTTGGCGGCGGTCGCCATTGCCGGTGCGATGCTGATCTTCGGCGGCGAATTGAATGATTTCGCGAGGCGGCTTTGCTACGTCGCGCTGGTTGGGGGGGTACTTCTCGGAGCTACCCAGATTGTCGCTCTCTTCGGCGCGACCGGTGCCTCGATCGGCGAGGCTCATTCGCAGGCTGGGCGCAGCATGACCGAGCCCTCGATGACGGCGGCCACTGTGGGGGAGGGGGCCCATGGCTGA
- a CDS encoding amino acid ABC transporter permease → MPHWLQLMVDSLVPLLWAGLLFTIPLTILSFTFGLTLGLVTAIGRLFGGKPVAAIARFYVWVIRGTPLLVQLFVIFYGLPSIGILLDAFPAALIGFTLNIGAYSSEIIRAVISSVPKGQWEAAYSIGMSWRQAMLRTILPQATRVAVPPLSNTFISLVKDTSLAAAITVPELFQAAQRIVATTYEPLILYIEAALIYLALCSVLSTVQVRLERRFARYGGMMESNA, encoded by the coding sequence TTGCCGCACTGGCTTCAATTGATGGTGGATTCGCTTGTCCCTCTTCTGTGGGCAGGGTTGCTGTTTACCATTCCGCTAACGATACTTTCCTTCACGTTCGGCTTGACACTTGGGCTTGTTACGGCCATCGGCCGGCTGTTCGGAGGGAAACCGGTGGCGGCGATTGCCCGCTTTTATGTTTGGGTCATTCGTGGCACCCCTCTGCTTGTCCAGCTTTTTGTAATTTTCTACGGCTTGCCAAGCATTGGTATTTTGCTGGATGCGTTTCCAGCGGCGCTCATCGGCTTCACGCTGAACATAGGGGCCTATAGTTCTGAAATCATTCGCGCTGTCATCTCCTCCGTGCCGAAAGGACAATGGGAAGCGGCCTATTCGATTGGTATGAGCTGGCGTCAAGCCATGCTGCGCACGATCCTGCCGCAGGCAACCCGCGTCGCTGTGCCGCCGCTGTCCAATACATTCATTTCGCTTGTGAAGGACACATCGCTCGCCGCGGCTATCACCGTGCCGGAGCTGTTTCAGGCTGCCCAACGCATTGTCGCCACCACCTATGAACCACTGATCCTCTATATCGAAGCAGCATTGATCTATCTTGCCCTGTGCTCTGTGCTCTCGACAGTGCAGGTGCGATTGGAGCGTCGCTTTGCCCGCTATGGCGGTATGATGGAGTCCAACGCATGA
- a CDS encoding ROK family protein: MDEKPQIVLAVDVGGSHVKIMNSADGVERKAVSGPEMDAVAMADAVETLASGMDYDVIAIGYPGPVVHNRILAEPHNLAAGWTGFDFAKRFGKPVRIVNDALMQAMGSYEGGRMLFLGLGTGLGAAMIVNYVTQPMELAHLPYRKGRSYEDYLGQASLEERGHSKWEKHVLRAVEQLSAALEPDYVVIGGGNVTRLKTLPTNARHGDNANAFKGGFAVWLDSRFQT, encoded by the coding sequence ATGGATGAAAAGCCACAGATCGTGCTTGCCGTCGATGTCGGCGGGTCGCATGTGAAAATCATGAACAGCGCTGACGGCGTGGAAAGAAAGGCTGTCTCGGGTCCTGAAATGGATGCTGTCGCAATGGCCGACGCAGTCGAGACACTTGCGTCAGGCATGGATTATGACGTTATCGCCATTGGTTATCCTGGTCCGGTTGTTCATAATCGTATTTTGGCGGAGCCGCATAACTTAGCTGCTGGATGGACAGGCTTCGATTTTGCAAAGCGGTTCGGCAAGCCCGTACGTATTGTCAACGATGCCCTGATGCAGGCTATGGGAAGCTATGAAGGCGGACGTATGCTGTTTCTCGGCCTTGGCACCGGGCTGGGAGCGGCCATGATCGTCAACTATGTCACCCAACCCATGGAACTAGCGCATCTTCCCTATCGCAAAGGCCGCAGCTATGAGGACTACCTCGGTCAGGCCAGCCTGGAAGAACGCGGGCATAGTAAATGGGAGAAACATGTGTTGAGGGCTGTAGAGCAACTCAGCGCGGCACTGGAGCCGGACTATGTTGTCATCGGCGGCGGCAATGTCACCAGGTTGAAAACACTGCCGACCAATGCCCGTCACGGCGATAACGCCAATGCATTCAAGGGCGGATTTGCTGTGTGGCTGGATTCCCGGTTCCAGACTTGA